A part of Cannabis sativa cultivar Pink pepper isolate KNU-18-1 chromosome 6, ASM2916894v1, whole genome shotgun sequence genomic DNA contains:
- the LOC133038900 gene encoding uncharacterized protein LOC133038900, with amino-acid sequence MSEPYEKVKGNRLTFKGGDLATRSKPISKTKNKKKKKVKLDAQNVDGSESNGVATSAAAAVDGSGGASEYTIDAAKRMKYDELFPVEAKKFSYDPKAKVKSIEDALDDRVKKKADRYCK; translated from the coding sequence ATGTCAGAGCCATATGAGAAGGTGAAAGGAAATAGGCTAACTTTCAAAGGAGGAGATTTAGCTACTCGGAGCAAACCCATTAGCAAGACTaagaataagaaaaagaaaaaagttaagcTAGATGCTCAAAATGTGGATGGCTCTGAGTCCAACGGTGTAGCGActtctgctgctgctgctgtcGATGGTTCAGGTGGAGCAAGCGAGTACACAATTGATGCAGCGAAGCGCATGAAGTATGACGAGCTGTTCCCTGTTGAAGCCAAGAAATTCAGTTACGATCCTAAAGCGAAGGTGAAGTCCATTGAGGATGCACTAGACGACCGTGTTAAGAAGAAGGCCGATCGTTACTGCAAATGA
- the LOC115724499 gene encoding probable ribosome-binding factor A, chloroplastic yields the protein MSHLVLHYPPLSPSQYRRHTPSSPPSSSSSLSLSLSLTAWSKPTNHGVRLSSRSLLTIRCMAKPRRVAMVAKQIRRELSDMLLTDTTLQYAILPEAALGADRYLSSLTTISDVEVSSDLQVVKVYVSVFGDERGKEVALAGLKSKAKYVRGELGRRMKLRLTPEIRFIEDESLERGSRVIAILDKIKNEKNTAQSEDDEEIESSDAPEDGRDWESDDPDEDIIYIK from the exons ATGTCACACCTGGTTCTCCACTATCCACCGCTCTCACCCTCTCAATATCGCCGTCATACTCCGTCATCACCACCATCGTCATCTTCGTCATTATCGTTATCCTTAAGTTTAACGGCGTGGAGTAAACCCACGAATCATGGGGTTCGTCTCAGTTCGCGGTCTTTATTAACGATAAGGTGTATGGCTAAGCCGAGGAGAGTGGCAATGGTGGCTAAGCAGATAAGAAGGGAACTCTCTGATATGCTTCTCACTGATACCACTTTACAATACGCAATTTTACCTGAAGCTGCTTTGGGAGCTGACCGTTATCTCTCTTCTCTTACCACCATTAGTGATGTTGAAGTTTCATCTGACTTGCAG GTGGTTAAAGTTTATGTATCTGTTTTTGGGGATGAAAGAGGGAAGGAGGTTGCTCTTGCTGGGCTAAAGTCGAAAGCCAAATATGTTCGTGGTGAGTTGGGAAGGCGTATGAAGTTGCGATTGACTCCCGAAATTCGTTTCATAGAAGATGAGTCTTTAGAAAGAGGAAGCAGG GTGATAGCAATTTTAGATAagataaaaaatgaaaagaatactGCACAAAGTGAAGATGATGAGGAAATTGAATCATCTGATGCTCCTGAAGATGGCAGAGATTGGGAGAGTGATGATCCTGATGAAGATATTATTTACATAAAGTAG